One genomic segment of Helianthus annuus cultivar XRQ/B chromosome 14, HanXRQr2.0-SUNRISE, whole genome shotgun sequence includes these proteins:
- the LOC110923784 gene encoding uncharacterized mitochondrial protein AtMg00810-like translates to MHQPMGFRHHDYPDHVCRLKKSLYGLKQAPRAWYQRFTDFVIQHGFTQCKSDNSLFIYHHGTDVAYLLIYVDDIILTTSSDLLRQKLMTTLAGEFAMKDLGPLSYFLGISVARTGNTLFLSQQSYTKDIIHRAGMDACKPAATPVDTQSKLSSVPDSPYDDPTTYRSLAGALQYLTFTRPDITYAVQQICMHMHSPCQAHWNALKRIIRYLQGTVDYGLHLSSSSALPIRAYTDADWAGCPETRRSTSGYCVYLGDNLVSWSSKRQSTIARSKC, encoded by the coding sequence ATGCATCAACCGATGGGATTTCGTCACCATGATTATCCTGACCATGTTTGCCGCCTCAAAAAGTCACTCTATGGCCTCAAACAAGCCCCACGGGCCTGGTATCAAAGGTTTACTGACTTCGTTATTCAACATGGGTTCACACAGTGCAAGTCGGATAATTCTCTGTTTATTTATCACCATGGGACGGATGTCGCCTACCTTCTTATCTATGTTGACGACATCATCCTCACCACATCTTCTGATCTCTTACGTCAGAAACTTATGACCACCTTGGCCGGCGAGTTTGCAATGAAAGACTTAGGCCCTCTCTCTTATTTTCTGGGCATCTCGGTTGCTCGGACGGGTAATACTTTATTTCTTTCTCAGCAGTCCTACACAAAGGACATTATTCACCGTGCAGGCATGGACGCATGCAAACCTGCGGCTACCCCTGTGGACACCCAGAGCAAATTATCAAGTGTCCCCGACTCTCCTTATGATGATCCCACTACTTACCGGAGTCTAGCTGGTGCTTTACAGTACCTTACTTTCACCCGGCCTGACATCACTTATGCAGTTCAGCAGATTTGCATGCATATGCATTCTCCCTGTCAGGCTCATTGGAATGCTCTCAAACGTATTATTCGGTACTTACAGGGCACCGTTGATTATGGGCTTCACTTATCTTCCTCATCTGCCCTGCCTATCCGAGCATACACAGATGCAGACTGGGCCGGTTGCCCTGAGACGAGACGCTCCACATCTGGCTATTGTGTTTATCTTGGAGACAATCTCGTGTCCTGGTCCTCTAAACGTCAGTCCACTATCGCTCGCTCCAAGTGCTGA
- the LOC110923785 gene encoding uncharacterized protein LOC110923785: MNEYCQTLKVLADQLSNVNAAVDEQDLVLQTLAGLTEQYETVGTILQNTKPLPSFVEVRSQLCMNETTKANQAMHSANKAATALHVHSPSSPAAPSSATPTHSDPMRGRPKTRGRGRGRSSSSQSTRPRSQNNQYPQPNHPYIIFPNNWASTQWANFQNNLNRFSPQQSNPPCPYPSTPRSNTSQGILGPHPAQAHVATYSPTPTDIAQALYTLSMSQPTDPIGYMDTGATGHMEQPVARGYYPARLTFNFSCLDFGGLVNYDARMFTVSYLCMDHGVFTLQQCSLQRSIGEVPDDSNN, encoded by the exons ATGAACGAATACTGTCAAACTCTCAAAGTTTTAGCCGACCAACTCAGCAATGTTAACGCGGCTGTTGATGAACAAGATTTGGTTCTACAAACACTTGCTGGGCTTACTGAGCAATATGAGACCGTGGGTACCATTCTTCAAAACACTAAGCCATTGCCTTCCTTTGTTGAGGTTCGTTCTCAGCTTTGTATGAACGAAACGACCAAAGCCAATCAAGCCATGCATTCTGCCAACAAAGCCGCCACTGCCCTTCACGTTCACAGCCCCTCTTCTCCCGCTGCACCCTCATCCGCCACCCCTACTCATTCGGATCCCATGCGTGGCCGGCCCAAGACTCGTGGTCGAGGAAGGGGCCGTTCTTCATCTTCCCAGTCCACTAGGCCAAGGTCACAAAACAACCAATATCCACAGCCCAATCACCCCTATATAATCTTTCCAAACAATTGGGCCTCAACCCAATGGGCCAACTTCCAAAATAACCTAAATCGCTTTAGCCCACAACAATCCAACCCACCTTGTCCCTACCCGTCAACCCCACGGTCCAACACTTCCCAGGGTATTCTCGGCCCCCACCCTGCTCAGGCCCACGTGGCGACCTACAGCCCGACACCAACGGATATCGCACAGGCACTCTACACCCTCTCTATGAGCCAACCCACGGATCCGATTGGTTACATGGATACTGGTGCAACAGGACATATGGAGCAGCCAG TTGCTAGAGGATACTATCCAGCTAGATTGACTTTTAATTTTAGTTGTTTGGACTTTGGAGGACTGGTCAACTACGATGCTAGGATGTTCACAGTCTCATACTTATGCATGGACCATGGAGTATTTACTTTGCAGCAGTGCAGTCTTCAAAGGTCCATTGGAGAGGTTCCTGATGATAGTAACAACTGA